The proteins below come from a single Alligator mississippiensis isolate rAllMis1 chromosome 2, rAllMis1, whole genome shotgun sequence genomic window:
- the GUCY1A1 gene encoding guanylate cyclase soluble subunit alpha-1 — MFCTKLKDLKITGECPFSLLTQSHISDENEEESAEESNSSRAPLPICKEVQEKDAHGNPPQRKTSRNRVYLHTLAESICKLLFPEFERLNLALQRTLAKHKIKENRKSGDREDFEKAVTEHAHSAGVPVDVAKESLGEELFKICYEEDEHILGVVGGTLKDFLNSFSTLLKQSGHSQEGVKKDRHEEASILCLEKDQDFLNVYYFFPKKITSLILPGIIKAAARILYETDVEVTLMPPCFRNECTEFINQPYLLYSVQVKSTKPSLSPCKPQSSFVISASLFCKTFPFHFMFDKDMVVLQIGNGIRRLMNRRELQPKTNFDEYFEILTPKINCIFSGIMAMLNMQFTVRVRRWDSSIKKSSRVMDLKGQMIYIFESSAILFLGSPCVDRLEDFTGRGLYLSDIPIHNALRDVVLIGEQARAQDGLKKRLGKLKATLEQAHQALEEEKKKTVDLLFSIFPGEVAQQLWQGQVVQAKKFSNVTMLFSDIVGFTAICAQCSPMQVITVLNELYTRFDYQCGELDIYKVETIGDAYCVAGGLHKESETHAVQVALMALKMMELSDEVMSPHGEPIKMRIGLHSGSVFAGVVGVKMPRYCLFGNNVTLANKFESCSVPRKINVSPTTYRLLKEYPGFVFTPRSREELPPNFPSDIPGICYFLDAYIQGTNSKAWFQKRDFEDGNANFLGKATGID, encoded by the exons ATGTTTTGTACCAAACTGAAAGACTTGAAGATCACTGGGGAGTGTCCTTTCTCGTTACTGACCCAAAGTCACATTTCTGATGAAAATGAGGAGGAAAGTGCAGAAGAGTCAAACAGTTCTAGAGCACCTCTGCCCATCTGCAAAGAAGTCCAGGAAAAAGATGCTCATGGAAACCCACCCCAAAGGAAAACTAGCAGGAACAGAGTGTATCTACACACATTAGCTGAGAGCATCTGCAAACTGCTATTTCCTGAG tTTGAACGGTTAAATCTTGCACTTCAGAGAACATTAGCAAagcataaaataaaagaaaacag AAAATCTGGAGACAGAGAAGATTTTGAAAAAGCAGTCACTGAACATGCACATTCAGCAG GTGTTCCAGTGGATGTTGCAAAGGAATCTCTTGGTGAAGAGCTCTTTAAAATATGCTATGAAGAGGATGAACATATTTTAGGAGTTGTTGGTGGAACTCTTAAGGACTTCTTAAACAGTTTCAGTACCCTTCTGAAGCAGAGTGGCCATAGCCAAGAAGGAGTAAAAAAGGACAGACATGAAGAAGCCTCCATATTATGTCTGGAAAAAGATCAAGACTTTTTAAATGTGTACTATTTCTTTCCTAAAAAAATAACTAGTCTCATTCTTCCTGGTATTATTAAAGCAGCAGCTCGTATTTTATATGAAACTGACGTGGAAGTGACATTGATGCCTCCTTGCTTCCGTAATGAATGCACTGAgtttattaaccaaccatatttgTTGTACTCTGTACAAGTCAAAAGCACAAAACCTTCGTTATCTCCATGTAAACCACAGTCTTCATTTGTAATCTCTGCTTCTTTGTTTTGTAAGacctttccatttcatttcatgttTGACAAGGATATGGTTGTTCTACAAATTGGTAATGGGATAAGGAGACTTATGAATAGGAGAGAACTTCAACCAAAAACAAACTTTGATGAGTATTTTGAAATTCTTACCCCAAAAATAAACTGCATTTTTAGTGGGATTATGGCAATGCTGAATATGCAGTTCACTGTACGAGTAAGGAGATGGGACAGTTCTATTAAGAAGTCTTCAAGG GTCATGGATCTTAAAGGCCAAATGATCTATATTTTTGAATCCAGTGCTATCTTGTTTTTGGGATCTCCTTGTGTGGATAGATTAGAAGATTTTACAGGTCGTGGACTGTACCTTTCAGATATTCCAATTCATAATGCACTGAGGGATGTTGTTTTGATAGGAGAACAAGCGAGAGCTCAAGATGGACTGAAGAAGAGGTTAGGAAAACTAAAAGCTACTTTGGAGCAGGCCCACCAAGCTCTCgaagaggagaagaagaagaCAGTAGATCTTTTGTTCTCAATTTTTCCTGGTGAAGTCGctcagcagctctggcagggacaAGTTGTGCAAGCCAAGAAATTTAGTAATGTCACAATGCTGTTCTCTGACATTGTCGGATTCACTGCCATCTGTGCACAGTGCTCACCTATGCAGGTTATCACTGTGCTTAATGAGCTCTATACTCGCTTTGATTACCAGTGTGGAGAACTAGATATCTACAAG GTGGAGACCATTGGAGATGCCTATTGTGTGGCTGGTGGTTTACACAAAGAAAGTGAGACACATGCTGTGCAAGTAGCCTTAATGGCTCTGAAGATGATGGAGCTTTCAGATGAGGTGATGTCTCCCCATGGAGAGCCTATTAAG ATGCGTATTGGTCTCCATTCTGGGTCTGTCTTTGCTGGAGTTGTTGGAGTTAAAATGCCACGTTATTGTCTCTTTGGAAATAATGTAACTCTTGCCAATAAGTTTGAGTCCTGCAGTGTACCTAGGAAAATAAATGTCAGTCCAACAACTTACAG GCTCCTTAAGGAGTATCCAGGTTTTGTGTTCACACCTCGTTCAAGAGAAGAACTTCCTCCAAACTTTCCCAGTGATATCCCTGGGATTTGTTATTTTCTGGATGCTTATATTCAAGGAACAAATTCAAAGGCCTGGTTTCAAAAGAGAGATTTTGAAGATGGTAATGCAAATTTCTTAGGCAAGGCAACAGGAATAGACTAA